TTTAGTTTAATTGCCTTTTTGTAAAGGAAAATGATTGGATTAAACCAAAATAGAATTTGTATTAGTTCGATGAAAATGATGTCGAAGGAATGTTTTTGTTGGACATGAGCCGTTTCATGTGTGATTAGTTGAGGATCGATTAAATCATTTTTAAAGTCATCTTTGTTTATGAAAATTGTATTTAAAAACGAGTGTGGCAAGATGGATTCTTGTGTTAAAACCGCTTTTTGGTTATTGATGATTAGCGACTCGTTGTATTTTATTTTTTTGTGAAACGCATGTAAATTCAATACAAAACGAATGGTTAATAGTAGAACAATGCACAGATATAGGCCTAATATTCCGTAAATTATCGTTTGATTATTGGTTAAAGCGTTTGAGTTTTGTATGTTGTTATTGATCACTATTTCTGGTAATTGAATGCTTTTTATTGCCATCGCCATTTTTGTGTCAAAGGAGAATAATTGCAACGGAATAATGAAGCTAAATAACAAACTGCTTAATAAATAAACGCGATTAAAACGAAACATTTTTTCGTTTTCTAGCCATAATTTATATACTACAAACAAGACAAGAAGTAGTACTGATGATTTTAGGAGATACGTTATCATTTTTTCTTTTTTTGAATTTGTGAGTCAATTATTTTTTTGAGTTCTTCTAATTCAGAAGTTGATAAATTAGTTTCGGTTGTAAAAAACGAAGCAAATTGTGATGCCGAATTGTTAAAGAAATTGCTAATTAATCCGTTTACGTGTTTTGAGAAGTAATCTGTTTTTTTAACCAATGGATAATATTCTCTGGAGTTTCCAAATTCGTTATAAGCAACAAATTTTTTATCTATCATTCTCTTTAATAAAGTAGCAACTGTTGTTGTTGCTGGCTTTGGCTCGGGATAGGCTTCGAGCAAATCCTTCATGAACGCCTTTTTGAGTTGCCAAAGGTGTTGCATTAATTGTTCTTCGGAGTTGGTTAGTTGCATTTTATTTTTGTTTCTAGTGTTGTTGTTGAGTAATGAGGCGTTCTGACATTAATTTTCCTTCAAAGTATTCTTTGGTGGCTACATGTTTTCCTTTGTTTGAGTAATACTTCCAATCTCCGAAATAATACCAATGTGCATTTTTTGAATCGTATTCTAATTTTGTTTTTCCTTTTGATTCGATTTTGCCGTTTTCATAATAGTTCTTTGTGTAAGCGATTCCGTTTTTGTATTTCTCAATTTTATGTATTTTTCCGTTTATGTATGATTTCCATTTCTTGATTGGCTCGTTGTTCTTGTAATGTTCAATTGATTTGTATTGAATATTATCTTGTGTGTAGGTATCAATCCATTTGCCTTCTTTTTTCTTGTCGATTTTTTGATTGATATGTTCGGTTTTACAGCCTAAACAGGATATAAGTAGTAATAGGTAGAGAACTGTTTTATGATTCATTTTATTCTACGTTTATAGATTGTGTTCTACAAATGTAGAGTTAAATTTGAAATATCCTAATTTTTTTTCAAAAATTATAAGCTATAAGTGTTTGATTATGTGGTGTTTTTTGTTTCTTTTCTCTGTGGTCGTTGTTGCGTTAGGGATAGAGGCGACATCCTTTTATGTGATGAAAGAACATAAAAGATACAGCTGAAAGCCCGGCCGAAGGGAACGCCCCAAAAAAAAATCCGCTCATTGCTGAACGGACTTTAAGGTATGTTGTTGTGTGAACTATTTAGATAATTCTACAAAATATTTATAGAATAACGGAATAGTTTCGATTCCTTTTAGGTAATTGAAGATTCCGAAATGTTCGTTTGGAGAGTGAATTGCATCACTGTCAAGTCCGAATCCCATAAGGATTGTTTTGCTTTTTAATTCTTTTTCGAATAAAGCTACAATCGGAATACTTCCTCCTGAACGAACTGGAATTGCAGGAACTCCAAAAGTTTCTGTGTATGCCATATTTGCGGCTTTGTAACCAATGCTATCAATAGGTGTTACATATCCTTGTCCTCCGTGATGTGGAGTCACTTTTACAGTCACGCCAGCTGGAGCAATGCTTGTAAAGTGTTTTGTGAATAA
The nucleotide sequence above comes from Flavobacterium branchiarum. Encoded proteins:
- a CDS encoding BlaI/MecI/CopY family transcriptional regulator; protein product: MQLTNSEEQLMQHLWQLKKAFMKDLLEAYPEPKPATTTVATLLKRMIDKKFVAYNEFGNSREYYPLVKKTDYFSKHVNGLISNFFNNSASQFASFFTTETNLSTSELEELKKIIDSQIQKKKK